From a single Lolium rigidum isolate FL_2022 chromosome 7, APGP_CSIRO_Lrig_0.1, whole genome shotgun sequence genomic region:
- the LOC124675996 gene encoding uncharacterized protein LOC124675996 — protein sequence MGASSSTDNPAAAEAREQESLAAASLPLPLLRAVFSSHSSDLPSTLSFPPATFHSPPDHFHDLLAALGPTIASLFFSPTASTSSSEDWLGFLKGFNACCARARASLPLAHLLRVYAAACAAAGAPCGVRFQPDDDDGKVVGELAPAEIAALLSMCWAMAWSGSATTPRGADEGAEKEPVLLPDVSSLVLSALVSAGAVADDAAVWGWDVSAAAADGKGVSAQEFTSWVISTVPGLGSCLSRYVQDRFRSCQADPVKGISVSAGNTTSDASDVYLLTRGRAWAISLSVRNALSEKFLSASVIGMDTEDLLYRSSAHGRGLSRFWSCVEGYKGPALILLSAFSNAGGENVDADQRWGIGVLTEQGFENKDTFYGSSGFLCATYPIFRILLPSGTEKNIMYCHLHTQLKTYEAKPKPLGLAFGGSIGNERIFIDEDFSKVTVRHHAVDKTYQHGSLIPNQGYLPVVASILDVEVWGLGGQTTKHQQDVYKKREDIFSGQRRKIDLAAFGNWEDSPEKMMMDMVSDPNRNQREER from the exons CGCCGCCGCGGAGGCGCGCGAGCAGGagtccctcgccgccgcctcgctcccgctcccgctcctcCGCGCCGTCTTCTCCTCCCACTCCTCCGACCTCCCCTCCACCCTCTCCTTCCCGCCCGCCACCTTCCACTCCCCGCCGGACCACTTCCACGACCTCCTCGCCGCCCTCGGCCCCACCATCGCCTCCCTCTTCTTCTCccccaccgcctccacctcctcctccgaggactggcTCGGCTTCCTCAAAGGCTTCAACGCCTGCTGCGCGCGCGCCCGGGCCTCGCTCCCGCTCGCGCACCTCCTCCGCGTCtacgccgccgcctgcgccgccgccggggcgccCTGCGGCGTGCGCTTCcagcccgacgacgacgacgggaaGGTCGTGGGCGAGCTCGCGCCCGCGGAGATCGCCGCGCTGCTCTCCATGTGCTGGGCCATGGCCTGGAGCGGCTCGGCCACGACCCCGAGGGGCGCGGACGAAGGGGCGGAGAAGGAGCCCGTGCTGCTCCCGGATGTGTCGAGCCTCGTGCTGTCCGCGCTCGTGTCCGCCGGCGCCGTCGCGGACGACGCGGCCGTCTGGGGCTGGGACGTCTCCGCTGCTGCTGCGGATGGGAAGGGGGTGTCGGCGCAGGAGTTCACGTCCTGGGTCATCTCCACGGTGCCCGGGCTCGGCAGCTGCCTCTCGCGGTACGTGCAGGACAGGTTCCGCTCCTGCCAGGCTGATCCTGTGAAG GGCATATCTGTTTCAGCTGGCAACACAACTTCTGATGCTTCAGATGTGTATCTATTAACACGTGGGAGGGCATGGGCAATCTCTCTCAGTGTCAGGAACGCATTGAGCGAGAAGTTCTTGTCAGCATCTGTGATTGGAATGGACACAGAAGACCTTCTTTACAG GTCATCGGCTCACGGAAGAGGTCTGAGCCGGTTTTGGTCTTGTGTTGAGGGGTACAAAGGACCAGCGCTAATTCTACTCTCAGCATTCTCAAATGCTGGTGGTGAGAATGTTGATGCTGATCAAAGATGGGGAATTGGTGTATTAACTGAGCAGGGATTCGAGAACAAAGACACTTTCTATGGCAGCTCTGGGTTCCTGTGCGCCACATATCCAATTTTCCGCATTCTTCTGCCATCTG GCACGGAGAAGAACATCATGTATTGCCACTTACATACTCAGTTAAAGACTTATGAGGCAAAGCCAAAGCCTCTTGGCCTAGCATTCGGTGGATCAATTGGAAATGAGAGGATCTTTATAGATGAAGACTTTTCTAAAGTTACAGTTCGCCATCACGCTGTTGACAAGACTTACCAACATGGTTCTCTCATTCCCAATCAG GGTTATTTACCTGTTGTGGCCTCAATACTTGATGTGGAAGTGTGGGGACTTGGTGGACAAACAACAAAGCACCAACAAGACGTGTACAAGAAGAGAGAGGATATTTTCTCAGGGCAGCGAAGAAAG ATTGATCTCGCAGCTTTTGGCAACTGGGAGGACTCTCCAGAGAAAATGATGATGGACATGGTTTCTGACCCAAACAGGAATCAGCGGGAAGAACGTTGA